Within Thermoproteales archaeon, the genomic segment TTCATTTCTTCGCCAAGAATGAGCCTGATCTATGCCAGCCAGGTCTATGTAAAAACCTGTCGACTCGGCAATAGATTTTATACGGCTCTCTATGATGTCTTTCATCTCTAGTTTCTCAATAGCAGGCGAGACTAAGTTGATAATGTTCTGAAGGTCTGGCTTAACCTCCTTATCTAAGGTGTAAACAATTATTTTCTTTCCTTTCAGAAAAAGTATTCTCCTCATAATGTCAATAGCATGCGCTATATCCTCAAATTCAGACGTGGAAACTGGTAAAACCCTATAACCTCCCCTCTTAATCCTATCGAATATTTTGGTGAATGTGTGGTCTCCATAATATACTAAATTAGCTAAAATTGTGGGAAGGTTGAGTTGAATCAACTCAACTCCTGCATCAACAATTCCAGGATCACCATAGTGTCCTATCGTGAATATAACTAGGCCATCTGAGTTCTCTGCCTTTTCTTTTATTTCGTTTAGCTTTTCAGCTTGATACCTGGTTATAACCCCTTCATCGATAAATTCGACATCTTTAAACCTGTCTTGAAGCTTCTCCATTATCTTTGCTTTAAATCGATCATTGTCGAAGCCTAAGAATGGCCATCCTACCTCCCATTGAGGCTTACTTATAAAGACAACAAGCATTCTAACCATACCCAATTCGAACCTCCTAGATAATAATTACCTGTAGAGATTGAAATATCTATCTTATTCTTAGCCGACCTTTTAATGTCGTGGCCGCTTTACCACCTACTTTTACTTGAGCTGGCTTTCCGTTTTTAACTATTATTTTTACGTATATTTTACCGGATCTTTTTATCGCATATCCCTGTTCTGAGGTTATTTGGTATATGGTT encodes:
- a CDS encoding PhzF family phenazine biosynthesis protein, whose protein sequence is MEQSHRNARTIYQITSEQGYAIKRSGKIYVKIIVKNGKPAQVKVGGKAATTLKGRLRIR